One part of the Geothrix edaphica genome encodes these proteins:
- a CDS encoding TolC family protein, which produces MLLFAPPALQAPAPAEAPRAPLTLDLAGALARARHENPMLRAAKARVDERRGLITSTRADALPQLTLIGDFTRARDVSILNSGFADSAAQFGLSPSSLVGARSIYTTQANLTQPLFYWGKLGTAIDIARMGEKEAAYGFSTSELDVLHGVAKAYLAVLAAQAEQEVVETRRKTAEQFVSDVKAKLEAQTATELDRLRAESELLAVIPEALQADANVKRALEVLNGQLGLDPKTPLALAELGQLEPASRPAGAERSELAQLRQQEAMYRANEKIITSDLRPKFDLSASYGYQAGKSDNLFKEPYDTWKVSVTMKFPVFDGLRSSGKRAQNTAQLEQVKQTRIDRERSIAIEQSTADRELEKAVALDEAARKAHDATMEALRMSRESFDQGLITSLDLLQAERAERQAESQRRRAALGLWSARFDQRRALGLAPL; this is translated from the coding sequence ATGCTCCTGTTCGCCCCTCCCGCCCTCCAGGCCCCGGCGCCCGCCGAGGCTCCGCGCGCGCCGCTCACCCTGGATCTCGCGGGGGCCCTGGCCCGCGCCCGCCACGAGAACCCCATGCTCCGGGCCGCCAAGGCCCGCGTGGACGAGCGCCGCGGCCTCATCACCAGCACTCGGGCCGATGCCCTGCCGCAGCTCACCCTCATCGGCGACTTCACCCGCGCGCGGGATGTCTCCATCCTCAACAGCGGCTTCGCGGACAGCGCCGCCCAGTTCGGCCTGTCGCCCTCCTCGCTGGTGGGCGCCCGGAGCATCTACACCACCCAGGCCAACCTGACGCAGCCCCTCTTCTACTGGGGCAAGCTCGGCACGGCCATCGACATCGCTAGGATGGGCGAGAAGGAGGCGGCCTACGGCTTCAGCACCTCGGAGCTGGATGTCCTGCACGGGGTGGCAAAGGCCTACCTGGCGGTGCTGGCCGCTCAGGCGGAGCAGGAGGTGGTGGAGACCCGTCGGAAGACCGCCGAGCAGTTCGTGTCGGACGTGAAGGCGAAGCTGGAGGCCCAGACCGCCACCGAGCTGGACCGTCTGCGGGCCGAGAGCGAGCTGCTGGCGGTGATCCCCGAGGCGCTCCAGGCTGACGCCAATGTGAAGCGGGCGCTCGAGGTGCTGAACGGGCAGCTGGGCCTGGATCCCAAGACACCCCTGGCACTGGCAGAGCTGGGACAGCTGGAACCCGCGTCCAGGCCTGCCGGCGCGGAGCGCAGCGAGTTGGCCCAGCTCCGCCAGCAGGAGGCCATGTACCGCGCCAACGAGAAGATCATCACCTCGGACCTGCGCCCCAAGTTCGACCTGAGCGCCAGCTACGGCTACCAGGCGGGGAAGAGCGACAACCTCTTCAAGGAGCCCTACGACACCTGGAAGGTGAGCGTCACCATGAAGTTTCCCGTCTTCGACGGCCTGCGCAGCTCCGGCAAGCGGGCCCAGAACACGGCCCAGCTCGAGCAGGTGAAGCAGACGCGCATCGACCGCGAGCGGTCCATCGCCATCGAGCAGAGCACGGCGGACCGCGAGCTGGAGAAGGCCGTCGCCCTGGACGAGGCCGCCCGCAAGGCGCATGACGCCACGATGGAGGCCCTGCGCATGAGCCGGGAGTCCTTCGACCAGGGGCTCATCACCTCGCTCGACCTCCTCCAGGCGGAGCGCGCCGAGCGCCAGGCCGAGAGCCAGCGCCGCCGGGCCGCGCTGGGCCTCTGGTCCGCCCGCTTCGACCAGCGCCGCGCCCTCGGTCTCGCCCCCCTCTGA
- a CDS encoding TetR/AcrR family transcriptional regulator yields MDRKNLEKQQRKNLLLEAAGRVFGRKPFDEATMQEVAAEAQIGMQGLYEHFPSKQELYEQVMLHRAEHFFAQAEAALQADHPPLEQLRAMFLTYADHFRGRAIWLPMFIHDRVHYDWGFESRFLPRLKDIYEAERDRLKDILRRAVQAGQLRDLDVEFLTQLCFGVLEASLHHSHRHGTDEDPRACVDRALACFLQGTGARA; encoded by the coding sequence ATGGATCGGAAGAACTTGGAAAAACAGCAAAGAAAGAACCTATTACTGGAAGCGGCCGGCCGGGTGTTCGGTCGGAAGCCCTTCGACGAGGCCACGATGCAGGAGGTCGCCGCGGAGGCCCAGATCGGGATGCAGGGACTCTACGAGCACTTCCCCTCCAAGCAGGAACTCTATGAGCAGGTGATGCTCCACCGGGCGGAGCACTTCTTCGCCCAGGCCGAGGCTGCCCTCCAGGCGGACCATCCCCCCCTGGAGCAGCTGCGGGCCATGTTCCTGACCTATGCGGACCACTTCCGGGGCCGGGCCATCTGGCTCCCCATGTTCATCCATGACCGAGTCCACTACGACTGGGGCTTCGAGTCCCGGTTCCTGCCCCGCCTGAAGGACATCTACGAAGCCGAACGGGATCGCCTGAAGGACATCCTCCGCCGGGCGGTGCAGGCGGGCCAGCTGCGGGATCTGGACGTGGAGTTCCTCACCCAGCTCTGCTTCGGCGTGCTGGAGGCCTCCCTCCACCACAGCCACCGGCACGGGACCGATGAGGATCCCCGCGCCTGCGTGGACCGCGCCCTGGCCTGCTTCCTCCAGGGAACCGGAGCACGGGCATGA
- a CDS encoding cold-shock protein: MAQGTVKWFNAEKGFGFITPDEGGADLFVHHTAIQGGGFRTLDENQRVSFEVAQGQKGPQATNVQKI; this comes from the coding sequence ATGGCACAAGGCACCGTCAAGTGGTTCAACGCTGAGAAGGGCTTCGGCTTCATCACCCCCGATGAGGGCGGCGCTGATCTCTTCGTCCACCACACCGCCATCCAGGGCGGCGGCTTCCGCACGCTGGACGAGAACCAGCGCGTCAGCTTCGAAGTCGCGCAGGGCCAGAAGGGCCCCCAGGCCACCAACGTCCAGAAGATCTAG
- the mfd gene encoding transcription-repair coupling factor: MNAVGHDLRDLLRLAEVPAEALATPGARLRWTSPPALALVLAGWITREGRVQSLWVDAPSEAEARTLAQDLQALLPGVGVAHFPGFAAYAGGESSPPGMVLRDRLSTLVGLLERRVQVLVTGPLTACERLPHPTWFQKQKLELRLGAEVPRELLLETLVALGYRRTEMAAAPGEFSSRGMVVDLWPDHLEQPLRLETFGDELERLSPFDPDTQRRTGEALEALTLYPRFEGDRGDGQALLAAVASRADRTAEPEDDLAFRRARLATHGHFPGEELFHPLLAQPKGQLVHWVPPCLRVRLDAAWEEALREAERARIEEGLAALRRGGVVCPDFTDRFLPSDPSRTSLTLTEWQSEATVPVVAQPLREFQGRLPDLAEQVQELALTGFRVVLAGSTPGMRDRFAEFLRDYDLPQAYGTEAGCRALRLNLSAGVLIREFRLALFTEREVFGRKAIQAAPKKSRSAAFLSDLRDLKPGDRVVHLDHGIGEFVGFATLVAGGEEQEVLQLRYADGGQLNVSLERADLVQRYTGAEGHLPPLDKLGGASWAKVKRKAKKAIRDMADELLKLYALRKLEKGHAYPPDGPDMAAFDASFPFTPTPDQIEAIEAVKADLESPRPMDRLLVGDVGFGKTEVAMRAAAKVALEGRQVAVLCPTTVLCFQHFRTFKERFAGFPIRIEMLNRFVDPADQKRILQEVADGKVEIVIGTHQLLGARVKFADLGLVVIDEEQRFGVGHKEKLKKLRLNVDQLALSATPIPRTLHMSLTGLREISLIETPPKDRLAIETVVAPWSDELVQTAIQFELRRGGQVYLVHNRVESIVSIAARVRELVPDARVAVGHGQMTDEGLEQAMLGFMEGRVDVLVATTIVENGLDVPNANTLIVHRADAFGLSQLYQLRGRVGRSDVPAYAYLMIPPRHEISEDARKRLQALEDFSELGSGFRVAAMDLELRGAGNLLGGEQSGHIHDIGFELYVKLLEETLSELQGQPTTAFEVKVDGLAPGAQLSRRWIDQAAERLVAYKRISRLREEKDLELYKLDLEDRFGRISEDDPDTFRFFEVLKVKLRAQALAVSEVAVDKGQLRLRLSPQTSVDPARLLAWVGGQKGASLSPDGAVRLPLQGTQDGPVIQAQRVLAEWAGWLGG, translated from the coding sequence ATGAATGCTGTCGGCCATGACCTGAGGGATCTGCTGCGCCTGGCCGAGGTACCCGCCGAGGCCCTCGCGACCCCGGGCGCCCGCCTGCGCTGGACCTCACCGCCGGCCCTGGCCCTGGTGCTGGCAGGCTGGATCACCCGCGAGGGCCGCGTCCAGTCGCTCTGGGTGGACGCCCCGAGCGAGGCCGAGGCCCGCACCCTGGCCCAGGACCTCCAGGCCCTGCTGCCTGGCGTGGGCGTGGCGCATTTCCCGGGTTTCGCGGCCTACGCCGGTGGCGAGAGCAGCCCGCCGGGCATGGTGCTGCGCGACCGGCTCTCCACCCTGGTGGGCCTGCTGGAGCGTCGCGTGCAGGTGCTGGTGACGGGGCCCCTCACGGCCTGCGAGCGGCTGCCCCATCCCACCTGGTTCCAGAAGCAGAAGCTGGAGCTGCGCCTGGGAGCCGAGGTGCCCCGGGAGCTGCTGCTCGAGACGCTGGTGGCCCTGGGCTACCGCCGCACGGAGATGGCGGCGGCGCCGGGCGAGTTCAGTTCCCGCGGCATGGTGGTGGACCTCTGGCCCGACCACCTGGAGCAGCCCCTCCGCCTGGAGACCTTTGGCGACGAGTTGGAGCGGCTCTCCCCCTTCGATCCTGATACGCAGCGCCGGACCGGTGAGGCGCTGGAGGCCCTCACGCTCTACCCTCGCTTCGAGGGTGACCGCGGCGACGGCCAGGCCCTGCTGGCGGCCGTGGCCTCCCGGGCGGATCGCACCGCCGAGCCCGAGGATGATCTGGCCTTCCGCCGGGCGCGGCTGGCCACCCACGGCCACTTCCCCGGCGAGGAGCTGTTCCACCCGCTGCTGGCGCAACCCAAGGGCCAGCTGGTCCACTGGGTGCCGCCCTGCCTGCGGGTACGTCTGGATGCCGCCTGGGAGGAGGCCCTGCGGGAGGCCGAGCGGGCCCGCATCGAGGAGGGGCTGGCCGCCCTCCGCCGGGGCGGCGTCGTGTGCCCCGATTTCACGGATCGCTTCCTGCCCTCGGACCCCAGCCGGACCTCGCTCACCCTCACGGAGTGGCAGAGCGAGGCCACCGTGCCCGTCGTGGCCCAGCCCCTGCGGGAGTTCCAGGGGCGCCTGCCAGACCTGGCCGAGCAGGTGCAGGAGCTGGCGCTCACGGGCTTCCGGGTGGTGCTGGCGGGCTCCACGCCCGGCATGCGCGACCGCTTCGCCGAGTTCCTGCGGGACTACGACCTGCCCCAGGCCTATGGCACCGAGGCGGGCTGCCGGGCCCTCCGGCTGAACCTCAGCGCCGGCGTGCTCATCAGGGAGTTCCGCCTCGCCCTCTTCACCGAGCGGGAGGTCTTCGGCCGCAAGGCCATCCAGGCCGCGCCCAAGAAGTCCCGCAGCGCGGCCTTCCTGTCGGACCTGCGGGACCTCAAACCCGGCGACCGTGTGGTGCACCTGGACCATGGCATCGGCGAGTTCGTCGGGTTCGCCACGCTCGTGGCCGGCGGCGAGGAGCAGGAGGTGCTCCAGCTGCGCTACGCGGATGGCGGCCAGCTCAACGTGAGCCTGGAGCGCGCGGACCTCGTCCAGCGCTACACCGGCGCCGAGGGCCACCTGCCGCCCCTGGACAAGCTGGGCGGCGCCAGCTGGGCCAAGGTCAAGCGCAAGGCCAAGAAGGCCATCCGCGACATGGCCGACGAGCTGCTGAAGCTCTACGCGCTGCGCAAGCTGGAGAAGGGCCACGCCTATCCACCGGACGGGCCCGACATGGCGGCCTTCGATGCCAGCTTCCCCTTCACGCCCACGCCGGACCAGATCGAGGCCATCGAGGCGGTGAAGGCCGACCTCGAATCGCCGCGCCCCATGGACCGCCTGCTGGTGGGCGACGTGGGCTTCGGCAAGACGGAAGTGGCCATGCGGGCCGCGGCCAAGGTGGCGCTGGAAGGCCGCCAGGTGGCGGTGCTGTGTCCCACCACCGTGCTCTGCTTCCAGCACTTCCGAACCTTCAAGGAGCGCTTCGCGGGCTTCCCCATCCGCATCGAGATGCTCAACCGCTTCGTGGATCCGGCGGACCAGAAGCGCATCCTCCAGGAGGTGGCCGACGGCAAGGTGGAGATCGTCATCGGCACCCACCAGCTGCTGGGCGCCCGCGTGAAGTTCGCGGACCTGGGCCTGGTGGTGATCGACGAGGAGCAGCGCTTCGGCGTGGGCCACAAGGAGAAACTGAAGAAGCTGCGCCTCAACGTGGATCAGCTGGCCCTCAGCGCCACGCCCATCCCCCGCACCCTGCACATGAGCCTCACGGGCCTGCGCGAGATCAGCCTCATCGAGACGCCGCCGAAGGATCGCCTGGCCATCGAGACCGTGGTGGCGCCCTGGAGCGACGAACTGGTGCAGACGGCCATCCAGTTCGAGCTGCGCCGCGGCGGCCAGGTCTACCTCGTGCACAACCGCGTGGAGTCCATTGTCAGCATCGCCGCGCGGGTGCGCGAGCTGGTTCCCGATGCCCGGGTGGCCGTGGGCCACGGCCAGATGACCGACGAGGGCCTCGAGCAGGCCATGCTCGGCTTCATGGAAGGCCGCGTCGACGTGCTGGTGGCCACCACCATCGTGGAGAACGGCCTCGATGTGCCCAACGCCAATACGCTCATCGTCCACCGGGCGGACGCCTTCGGCCTCAGCCAGCTCTACCAGCTGCGGGGCCGGGTGGGGCGCAGCGATGTGCCTGCCTACGCCTACCTGATGATCCCGCCCAGGCACGAGATCAGCGAGGACGCCCGCAAGCGCCTCCAGGCCCTGGAGGACTTCTCGGAGCTGGGCTCGGGCTTCCGCGTGGCGGCCATGGACCTGGAGCTGCGCGGCGCGGGCAACCTGCTGGGCGGCGAGCAGTCCGGCCACATCCACGACATCGGCTTTGAGCTCTACGTGAAGTTGCTGGAGGAGACGCTCTCGGAACTGCAGGGCCAGCCCACCACCGCCTTCGAAGTGAAGGTGGACGGCCTGGCGCCAGGCGCCCAGCTCAGCCGCCGCTGGATCGACCAGGCCGCCGAGCGCCTGGTGGCCTACAAGCGCATCTCGCGGCTCCGCGAGGAGAAGGACCTGGAGCTCTACAAGCTGGACCTGGAGGACCGCTTCGGTCGCATCTCCGAGGACGATCCGGACACGTTCCGCTTCTTCGAGGTGCTCAAGGTGAAGCTGCGGGCCCAGGCCCTGGCCGTCTCCGAGGTGGCGGTCGACAAGGGCCAGCTCAGGCTGCGCCTGAGCCCCCAAACATCGGTGGACCCCGCCCGGCTCCTGGCCTGGGTGGGCGGCCAGAAGGGCGCCAGCCTCAGTCCCGACGGTGCCGTGCGCCTGCCTCTGCAGGGCACCCAGGACGGTCCCGTGATCCAGGCCCAGCGGGTGCTGGCGGAGTGGGCGGGATGGCTCGGAGGTTGA
- a CDS encoding efflux RND transporter permease subunit, producing the protein MFLSDFSIRRPVFTVCIMLALVVLGLFSVKTLGIDQYPNTDIPTVTVSVIYPGASPESVKQDVVRKIEEAVNPIEKIKEISSTSQEGLGTLVIQFHLGRNVDNALNDVRTKLGQIRRDLPSNIEEPVISKFDPAQLPVLSLVVKPDAKHPAMNDRELTRIAEDFLKRRIENIPGVGKVDPVGGSTREILVQVDPQKLESQGLALLAVKNALAGDTMAIPSGNLLQGNREMSVKVDAKARSVGDFEHVIVGNKEGRPIELREVATVVDGIKEKRSIARLGGKDVVALEIQRQTGGNTVAMVTAVEKALEELKPELAKQGVEVVTAKDNARFIINNVEDVNTSIYVGGLLTVIIVFFFLKSWRSTLITSLTLPVSVISTFIIMRVLDFTLNTMTLMGLSLAIGILIDDAIVVRENITRHAEMGKDHVTAAREGTAEIGPAVIATTLSILAVFVPVAFMGGIVGKFFFPFGIVVAFAVAISLFVSFTLDPMLSAVWPDPEHEKSADGHVHYKGRNPIMRSVEAFSRMLDRWELLYKSAIEWAMGHRWTVMLAGLGSFVLAMALSGLLGNNFMPDYDRGDLQATFKAEPGSSLGATREKALALEKAIQSVPGVDFAYTTIGTGLNGTVDSGGIYIKLKEGKRPDQVTIRRQIREAFRSVPGVDAAIGAANDWGMAFPIMVAVQAPDREAVIQAVPLVKEALRSVPGAVDVTTSLDSGKPELRLVVDRKAASDLGVSPALVSQMVRPLVDGEKVAKYEDEKGEQRDVRVRLADQERRFTAQLANMTVQSTKDIGGGKHPLVRLNQVVRFEEGIAPAKLQRHDLMEEVEVDANFDGSTLGEVSAGAAKKVAELKAGGKLPEGVRVEFLGQTRDSKETAGYMGTSLLLAVFFIYFVLASQFESFKLPIAIMASLPLSMVGMVLMLLVTGDSMSMMTSIGMILLMGLVTKNAILLVDHALHLEREEGISRRQAIIRAGTVRLRPILMTSFAMIGGMLPLFLALGAGAEMRAPMARAVVGGLITSTLLTLIVVPVFFEIIEDFTLAKVWNRIRRRMGALEAEPRAPRPVVEAPDA; encoded by the coding sequence ATGTTCCTGTCCGATTTCTCCATCCGCAGGCCCGTCTTCACGGTCTGCATCATGCTGGCGCTGGTGGTGCTGGGCCTCTTCTCGGTGAAGACCCTGGGCATCGACCAGTACCCCAACACCGACATCCCCACGGTCACCGTCTCCGTCATCTACCCCGGCGCCAGCCCCGAGTCCGTCAAGCAGGACGTCGTCCGGAAGATCGAGGAGGCCGTCAACCCCATCGAGAAGATCAAGGAGATCAGCTCCACCAGCCAGGAAGGCCTGGGCACGCTGGTGATCCAGTTCCACCTGGGCCGCAACGTGGACAACGCCCTCAACGATGTGCGCACCAAGCTGGGCCAGATCCGGCGCGACCTTCCCAGCAACATCGAGGAGCCCGTCATCTCCAAGTTCGACCCGGCCCAGCTGCCGGTGCTCTCCCTGGTGGTGAAGCCGGACGCCAAGCACCCGGCCATGAACGACCGCGAGCTGACCCGCATCGCCGAGGACTTCCTCAAGCGGCGCATCGAGAACATCCCCGGCGTGGGCAAGGTGGATCCCGTGGGCGGCAGCACCCGGGAGATCCTCGTCCAGGTGGACCCCCAGAAGCTGGAGTCCCAGGGCCTCGCGCTCCTGGCGGTGAAGAACGCCCTGGCGGGCGACACCATGGCCATTCCCAGCGGCAACCTGCTCCAGGGCAACCGCGAGATGTCCGTGAAGGTGGACGCCAAGGCCCGGTCCGTGGGCGACTTCGAGCACGTGATCGTGGGCAACAAGGAGGGCCGCCCCATCGAGCTCCGCGAGGTGGCGACGGTGGTGGATGGCATCAAGGAGAAGCGCAGCATCGCCCGCCTGGGCGGCAAGGACGTGGTGGCGCTCGAGATCCAGCGGCAGACCGGCGGCAACACCGTGGCCATGGTGACCGCGGTGGAGAAGGCGCTGGAGGAGCTCAAGCCGGAGCTCGCCAAGCAGGGCGTCGAAGTGGTCACGGCCAAGGACAATGCCCGCTTCATCATCAACAACGTGGAGGATGTGAACACCTCGATCTACGTGGGCGGCCTGCTCACGGTGATCATCGTGTTCTTCTTCCTCAAGAGCTGGCGGTCCACGCTCATCACCAGCCTCACGCTGCCCGTGTCCGTGATCTCCACCTTCATCATCATGCGGGTCCTGGACTTCACCCTGAACACCATGACGCTGATGGGCCTCAGCCTGGCCATCGGCATCCTCATCGACGACGCCATCGTGGTCCGCGAGAACATCACGCGGCACGCGGAGATGGGCAAGGACCATGTCACCGCCGCCCGCGAGGGCACGGCTGAGATCGGGCCCGCCGTCATCGCGACCACCCTGTCCATCCTGGCGGTGTTCGTGCCCGTGGCCTTCATGGGCGGCATCGTCGGCAAGTTCTTCTTCCCCTTCGGCATCGTGGTGGCCTTCGCCGTGGCGATCTCGCTGTTCGTGAGCTTCACGCTCGATCCCATGCTCAGCGCCGTCTGGCCGGATCCCGAGCACGAGAAGAGCGCGGACGGCCATGTCCACTACAAGGGACGGAACCCCATCATGCGGAGCGTCGAAGCCTTCAGCCGCATGCTGGACCGCTGGGAACTCCTCTACAAGTCGGCCATCGAGTGGGCCATGGGCCATCGCTGGACCGTGATGCTCGCGGGGCTGGGCAGCTTCGTGCTGGCCATGGCCCTGTCCGGCCTGCTGGGCAACAACTTCATGCCCGACTACGACCGCGGCGACCTCCAGGCCACCTTCAAGGCTGAACCCGGCTCCAGCCTCGGGGCCACCCGCGAGAAGGCCCTGGCCCTGGAGAAGGCCATCCAGTCCGTCCCCGGGGTGGACTTCGCCTACACCACCATCGGCACGGGCCTGAACGGCACCGTGGATTCCGGCGGCATCTACATCAAGCTCAAGGAGGGCAAGCGGCCGGACCAGGTGACGATCCGCCGGCAGATCCGCGAGGCCTTCCGCTCCGTCCCCGGGGTGGACGCCGCCATCGGCGCCGCGAACGACTGGGGCATGGCGTTCCCCATCATGGTGGCCGTGCAGGCCCCGGACCGTGAGGCGGTCATCCAGGCCGTGCCCCTGGTGAAGGAGGCCCTGCGCAGTGTGCCCGGGGCCGTGGACGTCACCACCAGCCTGGACAGCGGCAAGCCCGAGCTGAGGCTCGTGGTGGACCGCAAGGCCGCCTCGGACCTGGGCGTGAGCCCGGCGCTGGTGTCCCAGATGGTGCGGCCCCTGGTGGACGGCGAGAAGGTCGCGAAGTACGAGGACGAGAAGGGCGAGCAGCGCGATGTGCGCGTGCGGCTCGCCGACCAGGAGCGCCGCTTCACGGCCCAGCTGGCCAACATGACCGTGCAGAGCACCAAGGACATCGGGGGCGGCAAGCATCCCCTCGTCCGTCTCAACCAGGTGGTGCGCTTCGAGGAGGGCATCGCCCCCGCCAAGCTCCAGCGCCACGACCTGATGGAGGAGGTGGAAGTGGACGCCAATTTCGATGGCTCCACCCTGGGCGAAGTCAGCGCCGGCGCGGCGAAGAAGGTGGCCGAGCTGAAGGCCGGCGGCAAGCTGCCCGAGGGTGTCCGCGTGGAGTTCCTGGGGCAGACCCGCGACAGCAAGGAGACGGCCGGCTACATGGGCACCTCCCTCCTGCTGGCGGTCTTCTTCATCTACTTCGTGCTGGCCAGCCAGTTCGAGAGCTTCAAGCTGCCCATCGCCATCATGGCCAGCCTCCCGCTCTCCATGGTGGGCATGGTGCTGATGCTGCTGGTGACGGGCGACTCGATGTCCATGATGACGAGCATCGGCATGATCCTGCTGATGGGCCTGGTGACCAAGAACGCCATCCTGCTGGTGGATCACGCCCTGCACCTGGAGCGGGAGGAGGGTATCTCCCGCCGCCAGGCCATCATCCGTGCAGGCACCGTCCGGCTGCGGCCCATCCTCATGACCAGCTTCGCCATGATCGGCGGCATGCTGCCGCTCTTCCTGGCGCTGGGCGCCGGGGCCGAGATGCGCGCCCCCATGGCCCGGGCCGTGGTGGGCGGGCTGATCACCTCCACCCTGCTCACGCTCATCGTGGTGCCGGTGTTCTTCGAGATCATCGAGGACTTCACCCTGGCCAAGGTCTGGAACCGGATCCGCCGGCGTATGGGCGCCCTGGAGGCTGAGCCCCGGGCCCCGCGCCCGGTGGTGGAGGCTCCGGACGCCTGA
- a CDS encoding TetR/AcrR family transcriptional regulator: MNAQSTDSSLDTRQRLIEAAILTFAEKGFDGAGIREIAKRANANSALVTYHFGGKEGLYLEALRYIFARKACHVAELAAMPRFEGPGAREAALQGLKRHIQAFMEDLMACNRGPDPLDEAAMALMAREMQAPRPVSSALLMEQIRPHVEHLMHCLQVLRPDLSTGELMNMGLSIQGQMLYFRNSLGIVRLIRGNPDYPEDLSELTQHFTDFSLRGLGVPEAFPQPRH, translated from the coding sequence ATGAACGCACAGTCCACCGATTCATCCCTTGATACCCGGCAGCGTCTCATCGAGGCGGCCATCCTGACCTTCGCCGAAAAGGGGTTCGACGGGGCCGGCATCCGCGAGATCGCCAAGCGGGCCAACGCCAACTCGGCCCTGGTGACCTACCACTTCGGCGGCAAGGAGGGGCTCTACCTGGAGGCCCTCCGGTACATCTTCGCCCGCAAAGCCTGCCATGTGGCCGAGCTGGCCGCGATGCCCCGCTTCGAGGGGCCCGGGGCCCGGGAAGCCGCGCTCCAGGGGCTGAAGAGGCACATCCAGGCCTTCATGGAGGACCTGATGGCCTGCAACCGCGGGCCCGACCCGCTGGACGAGGCGGCCATGGCGCTCATGGCCCGCGAGATGCAGGCGCCCCGCCCCGTGTCCTCGGCTCTGCTCATGGAGCAGATCCGGCCCCATGTCGAGCACCTGATGCACTGCCTCCAGGTCCTCCGGCCCGATCTTTCCACGGGAGAGCTGATGAACATGGGCCTGAGCATCCAGGGGCAGATGCTCTATTTCCGCAATTCCCTGGGCATCGTCCGGCTCATCCGCGGGAACCCCGACTACCCCGAAGACCTCTCCGAGCTCACCCAGCACTTCACCGACTTCAGCCTGCGGGGACTCGGCGTCCCCGAAGCCTTCCCCCAGCCGAGGCACTGA
- a CDS encoding efflux RND transporter periplasmic adaptor subunit, whose amino-acid sequence MNRKALLLYIAVPVVVIAGAATYHRGKRNTELDHQATVKTSGEVAVTLVPVQERSFRPAVAFTGTLLAVNRAELKAEVTGRVTRVAVQEGDTVAAGALLGAQDEDDYLLGVQAAEAQVAQAQAQALQAQRDNDRSVTLLEKRSITRQAAQQAETAYNATKAAAQAAQSNLGLARLRLKKARLVAPFAGQVARRAVQPGEMLNPGQTAFEVVDNRKLEIRADLPAEAMAQVKVGQRATFHSIGVDRLVEGRVAQVSPSLSQDGRTLRVRVEVPNPDGTLKGGLFVEGVILGEGETKAPSLPATLVKAQDRDAEVFVAEQGVARRHKVVLGPEQDGYRPVSGLGLGAQVVDNGKDLVGEGSRLRVISGAAPTSANGGSAAGGK is encoded by the coding sequence ATGAACCGCAAAGCCCTTCTCCTCTACATCGCCGTGCCCGTCGTCGTGATCGCCGGGGCCGCCACCTACCACCGCGGCAAGCGGAACACCGAGCTCGACCACCAGGCCACGGTGAAAACCTCCGGCGAGGTGGCCGTCACCCTGGTGCCCGTGCAGGAGCGCAGCTTCCGTCCAGCCGTGGCCTTCACCGGCACGCTGCTGGCGGTGAACCGCGCCGAGCTGAAGGCGGAAGTCACTGGCCGCGTGACCCGGGTGGCTGTGCAGGAAGGTGACACCGTCGCCGCCGGGGCCCTGCTGGGGGCCCAGGATGAGGACGACTACCTGCTCGGCGTCCAGGCCGCCGAGGCCCAGGTGGCCCAGGCCCAGGCCCAGGCGCTCCAGGCCCAGCGCGACAACGACCGCTCCGTGACGCTGCTGGAGAAGCGCAGCATCACCCGCCAGGCCGCCCAGCAGGCCGAGACGGCCTACAACGCCACGAAGGCCGCGGCCCAGGCCGCCCAGAGCAACCTGGGCCTGGCCCGGCTGCGGCTGAAGAAGGCGCGCCTTGTGGCGCCCTTCGCGGGGCAGGTGGCCCGCCGGGCCGTGCAGCCCGGTGAGATGCTGAATCCCGGCCAGACCGCCTTCGAGGTCGTGGACAACCGCAAGCTGGAGATCCGCGCCGACCTGCCCGCCGAGGCCATGGCCCAGGTGAAGGTGGGCCAGCGGGCCACCTTCCACAGCATCGGCGTGGATCGGCTCGTGGAGGGCCGCGTGGCGCAGGTGAGCCCCAGCCTCTCCCAGGACGGTCGCACCCTGCGTGTGCGCGTGGAGGTTCCCAACCCGGACGGGACGCTGAAGGGGGGCCTCTTCGTCGAGGGCGTCATCCTCGGCGAGGGCGAGACCAAGGCACCGTCCCTGCCCGCCACGCTGGTGAAGGCCCAGGACCGGGACGCGGAAGTCTTCGTCGCGGAGCAGGGTGTCGCCCGCCGCCACAAGGTGGTGCTGGGCCCCGAACAGGACGGCTACCGGCCGGTGAGCGGGCTGGGCCTCGGCGCCCAGGTCGTGGACAACGGCAAGGACCTCGTGGGCGAAGGCAGTCGCCTCCGCGTGATCAGTGGCGCCGCCCCAACCAGCGCGAATGGCGGCTCCGCCGCAGGAGGGAAGTGA